In the Balaenoptera musculus isolate JJ_BM4_2016_0621 chromosome 2, mBalMus1.pri.v3, whole genome shotgun sequence genome, AAGTACTTCACGAAGGACTGACCCCACTGCCTCCCTTGTCCACCCCTGTTCTACATACCAGATTCAGCTTCTTGCTGATGGCGCGGAAATTGCTCCTCTTGGCCAGAGAACTGAAGGCATCAGTAATCTTTCCTGGGAAAGAAATCTGCGCTGATTTCATCTAAGGTTTATGGATTAATGATGCTGCCGCAGGTGATACCACTCAGGAAATGACAGGACCCCCTCTTCTCAAATAGCAGGACCTATCACATCTGAAGATCCCCCTCAAAGCCGTTCACCTACAGTTCCCTGGAACTGATTAAGACAATCACCACCCTTCTCCCACCCGCAGTCTTCCTCCTCCTACAGGGTACCAGCCCTCTACTAAATGCAATCTACAGGGTGATCCTAGTTTACTGGTTAAGTGTACGGCCTTTGGAGTCAAATCTGACTTACTAAGGGGCCCTGaagaagtcacttaacctccctaagcctcggtttcctcatgtgtaaaatggagataataaaacttACCACATAGAAACTttgcgaggattaaatgagaaagtgtATCTAAAAGGCTTAGCACGTCAGTGTTCAATAACTGGAAGCTGCTCTTACAAGCAGAAGTAGTGGCAGTCAGGACAGTAACAGTAAGGAACCActttctccttccccagctcATTCTCTCCCCACCAGGGTGCTCTGCCCATTGAGAGAACAGGCAACAACAGCCGAGGAGGGTGAAAGGGGTTACCTGCACTCCCTGCTCACCTGCAGCCTTGTCCGTCACCAGCTTGCTCACTTTACTCTCCACGGCTGTGAGGGTGTCCCCCGGGGCCTGCTCCGTTAGGAGCCCAGCTCGCCGCAGATTGGAGAAGGTTAGCAGGTGCTCGGGGCCATAGCTCTGAAGAAAATGCAATTCAGCTCTCTACCGAGCATCCACCAAGGGCCTAGCACTGTTAGGTGATacggaggtgggggagaggaggattATGCGCTCTGTGTCCTGAACAGCGCACACTTGTTTGTGGGGAAGATTTTCATATCAGAAATCACCAAATGCcaaacaaagaataaaagcagCACGGAACAATTAAAGAGCACAGAAAGCTATCGATGTAAGGAGgtggggaaggcttcacagaggaggtaggACTTGAGAAGGACCTGGAAGGAAAGGTGTATCGACACCTCGCAAGGTGCTAAATAAAGGGAGAACCCAGGAGTAAGAACTCTCCACTGGGTCCAACAGCTGTATTGTTCAAATTCCCCCCGCACTGGCCACATAAGAGGGGAGCAGAGTTAAACAAGGGCAGTGGGAAGGGTCTCTGCGTGTGAAAGGTGACCATCCCCACAACCTCTGAGAGGGAGGCACATGGGAACAGGAGGGTGATGGGGACAGGAAAGGGACCGTTTCTTCTTTTGCCTCTTTCGAAAATGTCCAATGACCTCCCTCCACCAAGTTCCCTCAAGAACACGGTCTCCTGGCCTTACCTGCAGATACTGGGTTTTCAGGGATCGGTAATCCTTGGGGATCAAACCTGAGGGTAAGGAAGATAAAGGTTCATGAGCCAGTTGAGGTGTCCTAAAGTgtacaaaccaaccaaccaaccaacaaaccaaCCCTcgtccccccaccaaaaaaaaaaccctagtcAGAAGGAAGGAGTCAGTACATAACATTAACCTTGCATCCTATGCAGCTGATTCTAAATTGACTCCTAAATTTAAGCTTGCTTTTTGAAAGATATAGCCTGGATCTGAGAGTTCCAAGGAAGAGCCCCGAGGAAGGGACACCGAAACGAAAGCTAATCTAATCCGTAGTGGGGGGTGGGATGCGGCAGGAGGGAGGACAAGGGCCTTCCCGTGCATTTCTCCCTGGCTATGGGCTAGTTTTCTGGGGAACTGCTCAACAGCTAGTGAGGAATAGGAAAAGTGTTCAAATGAGCTCCCAAAGTGCAGTCTTAAATGTTTTTCTCCACAGAGGTAAGAAGAAATGGACTTCCAACTACAATAAAGGAGATTTAGAATAAGCAAATAACGTCTTTGGGTAGAAAGCAACCTTAAAGAATATTTGCCAACTGGAAGACTTCAACACTCAAAACAAGTTGCCATGAAAGGCCTCAGAATCtgagctttaaaatgttttatgaaattgGTTTTCCTGGACTGTATTCTTGATTATGAATCTTGTTGAGGGTAGGAGGCCAGATGGATGATGAGAGAAATGCCGCTCAGCTCTACCCCTTTGCAGTCCTACGATGGGACAGGCCTTGTgccggggggttggggaggggtggaTGTGGTCCTGTTTAGGGCTGGAACAATAAATTACCTTAGGACCTGGGAATGTTTCACCCAAACAAAAACTGCTTTATTTTACAGGGAAAGAATCCACGAGATTACAGGGGACTATCCCTAAGGTACAGCTTTTCAATCTGGCGTCTTTGGTCCCTGGGGCTCACCATTCTCAGTGATGGACAAAAGGCACATGAGGCGAAGGCTTTCTATGGGTGACACCTGCACAGGAAGAAAGAGTCAAGGAGAATTCAAGTTTCATAACACACGTTCTCTCCTCTTGCTTCCGCTTGAGCCTCACCTCTAAACGCTGTTCCCAATATCTCCCCTCTTCCCGCCTCACCTGCCGGTCTATGTGCTCTTCAATGTAGTTGGTGCTCTCACGGATGCTGAAGCCCTCCAGCAGCGCTGCGAATAATCAGAGGAGAGCCTGTTACTGGGGGAGTGGCTCAGCTGTTGCCATCTATGCTAATGGGCGTCTGTCTCCTCATCTCTTTCTCCATCCTTGGGGTGGGTTAAGGGGCCCCCAGGGCTTCTAGCAGGAACCAACATTCCACACAGCCAGCATCAGCTGGAAAGAGCCAGAGAGCATCTTTTCAGggcgggctggggctgggagccagggaAGCAGAAGCAGGAGAAGTAGCCAAGTCACCATGCTCAGTCTTGATGAGCTCCTGGAAGTCCTGcttggttttcttcttcatgaTGGATTCACAGGCCCCGATATCTGCAGACAGGACAAAAGGGGAGCTGACGTATACCTGGTTCTGGAAGAATGTCTCTTTATTGTCCAGAAGAATAAGGACCTCTTAAGGCAAAGTGCAGGAGCACTTCTTCCCACTTTAGACCAAAGAAGAGCACTATTTTCCAAATGAACAGGGATCTCCTCCCAGATCTCCTCTGCAGGGATCCCTTTGCCCTACCCTCAAGCTGAAACCTACGGAGACTCAGCAGGCGGTGCTCCTGCTTCAGTCCCTTGAGCTCCTGGGACACGAAGTTCTTCATCTGCTTGATATCCATGCCTCTCCGGCGCTGTGGGGACATTCCCATGAGGTCAGCCCCTCTGCCCTCAGATGTGAGCAAGCACTACCCTCCCTCAGTTCCCACCCACTGTAGCATCAGAAGGGGAGCCAAAGGGCAGCAGCCTGGGGAGCCACTGAGGAAACAGACGGAGGACCTGGGCTGGGAGCCTCACATCATACTGGGCCTGCAGGTTCCGGGCCTTCTGGCTCAAGAAGCCAAAGACATTGGAGAAGTGCTCGTTACGAATCTCATTAAACACCTGCAAGGGGAATAAGACAGGAACAAATTACTATACAGACTTATACCTTGTTCCTTCCTGCCTCATCAGGGTAACAACAGCACAGGGAGAGTGCTCAGCTATTCTAGCAGAAGTACAAAGAAAGCTGAGCTGGTATCAGTCAGGACATGTCAAATCCCTGCTATGTGCTCTGGGTTGTGCTCTTAACTGGCAGGGTGTCCCTCTCTCCTGGGGACTCGGCCTCTCCTCCCAGTGCCGGGGCCCACAGCCTCATGGTGGCAGTGGCCCTGGGGAAATCCTCTGCTGGCACCCATGTGCTCACCTTGTCCTCGGCGTTGAGCAGCACCTTCAGGCTCTTGTCAGAGGATGTGACTTCTGGGCCAAAGTCGACACTCCCTTTGAGAGCAGAGGAAACAGCTATGAGGATCTTTGATgagtccttccttcccctccctttcctgaaCTGCCATTAAAGGtcccccagggacttccctggtggtccagtggttaggactctgagcttccaatggcaggggcccaggttccatccctggtcagggaactaagatcccacaagccacagagcgtggccaaaaaaaaagaaaagaagatttaaaCGTTCCCCCAAACTATTTGGAAGGCAGCAGTTCACTCCAAGCCTGGGTCTCTCCCTCAAGTCCTGCACCCTCACCGTGGGAAGCCCCAGGAGGTGAGGACCCCTCCGTCTCACCGAGATGCCACTTACCACACTTGACGCGGAAGGTGTCATCCACCAGGCCCTCGTAAACCACCTGGGAGCAAAGTGCCGTCACAAAGTCCACGTCTGAAACCAAGATCCCCGACCGTGAGGGTCCTCCCCGATGCAGCCTCCCACCCAGTTTGCTCAGTATCCGCTCAAGTGCCTTCCATGGGTCCCAAGTGCCCACGCCCCCAGTCAACACTGGCATTCACAGCCCCAACTTGAGGATCCCAGCTGTGCCACCATGTTTCCCATATTCCCGTATCTTCTAGGGTCGACAGATGAGAGGACTGCTGAGCATACTTTACCTCTGTCCAGGAGAAAGACATGTCCAATTTCTGGCCTTCGGCCCTTGGTTtcaccatcctcctcctcttccagttTCCTCCACAATTCATGTGACATCTGCCAGGGCCCAAGACATTCGCAATCTTATGTCCAGGTCCCTTGTGCAGCCCCACACCTACAGAACCCAACCCTTTTCCATGTGATCCTTCTCCTTGACCCCGAGAGGAGCTAATTATTAACAATATTATCTCTTCTACTCCCACCTGTTCCTacccctccccatcctgccccACACCAGTGAAGGAGTCTCTCCGCCCCCAAAGATTTAGGGATGCTACCCAGAGGTCCCGGGCTCTTGCCATTCTGTTAACCACACAAGTTCTCCCCTCCGGGGACCTACTCCGGAGCAATGAAAGCAAGGTAAAGAATATACCTCACATCCCAGATGCCCATGAATAATCCTTGGTGGTTAGAAAACAAGTGAATAGGGGCTATCAGGACACAGAACTGCTCACCTTAGCACATCTGCCAATTCCATAGCAGTTAGGGAAGGGTCCATAGAGCGTGCTGAGGAGGTGCAAGGCCTGTGCCACAGTGTTGATCCAACACTGATCTCCTTCCTGCAGGGACCACATGGGTCACAAAGATATGGATCAACCCGACAGATCCATCTGGAAAGTGGATAGGCCTAGAAGCCCTGCGCAGAAAGGCAGGGTCTGGGCAACGCTTGCAAAAGTCCATTTTCATTGGCCCCAAAGGAA is a window encoding:
- the VPS33B gene encoding vacuolar protein sorting-associated protein 33B yields the protein MAFPHRPDAPELPDFSMLKRLARDQLIYLLEQLPGKKDLFIEADLMSPLDRIANVSILKQHEVDKLYKVENKPAFSSSEQLCFLVRPRIKNMRYIANLVNADKMAGRTRKYKVIFSPQKFYACEMVLEEEGIYGDVSCDEWAFSLLPLDVDLLSMELPEFFRDYFLEGDQCWINTVAQALHLLSTLYGPFPNCYGIGRCAKMSHELWRKLEEEEDGETKGRRPEIGHVFLLDRDVDFVTALCSQVVYEGLVDDTFRVKCGSVDFGPEVTSSDKSLKVLLNAEDKVFNEIRNEHFSNVFGFLSQKARNLQAQYDRRRGMDIKQMKNFVSQELKGLKQEHRLLSLHIGACESIMKKKTKQDFQELIKTEHALLEGFSIRESTNYIEEHIDRQVSPIESLRLMCLLSITENGLIPKDYRSLKTQYLQSYGPEHLLTFSNLRRAGLLTEQAPGDTLTAVESKVSKLVTDKAAGKITDAFSSLAKRSNFRAISKKLNLIPRVDGEYDLKVPRDMAYVFSGAYVPLSCRIIEQVLERQSWQGLDEVVRLLNCSELAFTDMTKEDKASSESLRLILVVFLGGCTFSEISALRFLGREKGYRFIFLTTAVTNSARLMEAMSEVKA